The Mesorhizobium sp. WSM2240 genome contains the following window.
ATGAACATAGCCGCTCAGGTCGGAGATATCGGCTTTGCAGACACCATTCTCGACCAAGGCGGCGAGATTTCGCGAAAGCTTGACATGCTCCGCATCGAGAAATTTCCGCCAAATGCCCAGAAGACACTTCGGCAGTTCTCGCTTGCAGAGGTAGCAGATTACATCGGTGTGTCCCAGAGCTACTTAAAGAAGCTGCATCTAGAGGGCAAAAGCGTACAGCCGATAACGTCATCAACGGGACGCCGATCGTACACCGCGGAGCAGATGAACGATCTCAGGAGATTTCTCGACCGGGAACCGCGTCGACGTGCAGGCGACAAGCTGCAGGTCCTCGCTGTGGTCAATTTCAAGGGCGGCTCGGGCAAAACAACGACTGCAGCGCATCTTGCACAGCATCTCGCGCTAAGCGGACATCGCGTGTTGGCAATCGACCTTGATCCGCAAGCATCTCTCACTGCACTCCATGGCATTCAACCTGAACTGGATCAAAATCCCTCCTTGTATGAATCGCTGCGATACGACGATGAGAGGAAGTCCATCGTGGAGGTCATCCGGTCGACAAATTTTCCGAACCTCGACATCGTGCCAGCGAACTTGGAGCTCCAGGAGTACGAATACGACACACCCCTAGCGATGCAGAACAAGGGATCCAATTCGGGGAAGATGTTTTACACCCGCATCGGAGACGCACTGGCCGAGGTTGATGATCGATACGATGTAGTTGTTGTCGATTGCCCTCCGCAACTCGGATACCTAACTCTGACGGCATTGACAGCGGCGACCTCCGTTCTGATCACCGTTCATCCGCAGATGCTCGATATAATGAGCATGAGCCAGTTCCTGCTCATGCTCGGCGAGATCCTTAAATCGATCGAGGGGGCCGGCGTGAAGGTCTCCCTGAACTGGTTCCGCTATCTCGTCACGCGCTTCGAACCCACGGACATTCCCCAGACCCAAATGGTCGGCTTTATGCAGTCCATGTTCGCCAAGCAGATGCTGAAGAACCCCATGGTGAAGTCGACAGCGATTTCGGACGCAGGGCTGACCAAACAAACGCTGTATGAAGTTGAACGGTCGCAATTCACCCGGTCGACATATGACCGCGCAATGGAGTCGCTAAACGCCGTAAACGGGGAGATTGCCGCTCTCGTTCATCAGGCTTGGGGGCGCAGACAATGAGCGTTCCGTTGTCAGCCGTACAGTCACGATTTTTCTTCAACGGTGACAATGACATAGTTCATTTTCGGAGAAGCTGAAGATGGCAAGACGCGACGTGCTATTGGGCATAACCCAAGCCGAGACAACGAAACCTGAACGCCCGGCGTCTGCAGGCTACGCGGCACGGGGCGCTTCTCGATCGATGTTGTCATCCATCGGCGAGCTTGCAGCTCAGGCGGCAAAGGCTGAACGACTGCTTGAAGGCGAGACAGTGGTCGAACTCGATCCCGGTCTCATCGACGACTCGTTCGTCTCCGATCGCATGGACAACGGCGACGAAGCCTTCACGGAATTGGTGAAAGTCATTGGCGAGAGAGGGCAGGACAGCCCGATTCTGGTTCGGCCTCACCCCGCGATGAGCGGACGATATCAGATCGTATTCGGCCACCGTCGTGCTCGCGCGGCAAAGCAACTTGGGAAACCCGTCCGCGCCGTAGTCAAGGAACTTCAGGACCGAGATCACGTCGTCGCGCAGGGGCAGGAAAACTCAGCACGGGCCAACCTGTCTTTCATCGAGCGGGCGGTGTTCGCGCAGAATCTGTCGGACCTCGGCCATGACAGGGAAACCATTCAGTCGGCACTGGCGATCGACGCGCCAATGCTGACGAGAATGCTTTCGGTCACAAAACGCATTCCTGATGTCATCATTCGGGCGATCGGAGCCGCAAAAGGAGTTGGCCGCGACCGCTGGCTTGATTTGACGTTGCT
Protein-coding sequences here:
- the repA gene encoding plasmid partitioning protein RepA, whose translation is MNIAAQVGDIGFADTILDQGGEISRKLDMLRIEKFPPNAQKTLRQFSLAEVADYIGVSQSYLKKLHLEGKSVQPITSSTGRRSYTAEQMNDLRRFLDREPRRRAGDKLQVLAVVNFKGGSGKTTTAAHLAQHLALSGHRVLAIDLDPQASLTALHGIQPELDQNPSLYESLRYDDERKSIVEVIRSTNFPNLDIVPANLELQEYEYDTPLAMQNKGSNSGKMFYTRIGDALAEVDDRYDVVVVDCPPQLGYLTLTALTAATSVLITVHPQMLDIMSMSQFLLMLGEILKSIEGAGVKVSLNWFRYLVTRFEPTDIPQTQMVGFMQSMFAKQMLKNPMVKSTAISDAGLTKQTLYEVERSQFTRSTYDRAMESLNAVNGEIAALVHQAWGRRQ
- the repB gene encoding plasmid partitioning protein RepB — encoded protein: MARRDVLLGITQAETTKPERPASAGYAARGASRSMLSSIGELAAQAAKAERLLEGETVVELDPGLIDDSFVSDRMDNGDEAFTELVKVIGERGQDSPILVRPHPAMSGRYQIVFGHRRARAAKQLGKPVRAVVKELQDRDHVVAQGQENSARANLSFIERAVFAQNLSDLGHDRETIQSALAIDAPMLTRMLSVTKRIPDVIIRAIGAAKGVGRDRWLDLTLLIEKPSNLTKAVELVGTETFKSAATDDRFDLLFNLLTTSRKPKKGAGARPTARSWALAGKSVRVTTKDTGNAFTLALKAKDASRFGAYLSENLEQLYRAFSELEEKEAGE